From the genome of Scytonema hofmannii PCC 7110, one region includes:
- a CDS encoding type II toxin-antitoxin system HigB family toxin has protein sequence MHLISIRHLRTDAAQFSDVKKQIDNWYATVKKADWHSLQDIRKVYQDAEAVGNFTVFNIKGNDYRLIVGIDYENEVIYYKYFLTHPEYDKGKWKNDPYF, from the coding sequence ATGCATCTAATTTCGATTCGCCACCTCCGCACTGATGCTGCTCAGTTCTCCGATGTCAAAAAGCAAATTGACAACTGGTATGCAACCGTCAAAAAGGCAGATTGGCATAGCCTACAAGATATCCGTAAAGTTTACCAGGATGCTGAAGCAGTTGGAAATTTCACTGTCTTTAATATTAAAGGCAATGACTATCGCCTAATTGTTGGTATCGATTATGAGAACGAAGTAATTTACTACAAATATTTTCTAACACACCCCGAATACGATAAAGGAAAGT
- a CDS encoding DUF5615 family PIN-like protein: MPDEDVLAFAVRNGKVVLTSNRRHFIRLHKLQPGHSGIIVCTVTKSLTFCSRFERIKKSDFY; this comes from the coding sequence ATTCCTGACGAGGACGTGTTAGCTTTTGCTGTTAGAAATGGCAAAGTGGTTTTGACTAGCAATCGTCGTCATTTTATACGGTTACACAAATTACAACCAGGGCATTCTGGTATTATTGTTTGCACAGTTACGAAATCCTTGACATTTTGCTCTCGTTTTGAGAGAATCAAAAAAAGTGATTTTTATTGA
- a CDS encoding DUF932 domain-containing protein yields the protein MAHQFESGFFVAKAAWHGLGTVLNKPPTTSEAIVQAGLNWRVMEEPIYRQTDVQEQAVLQKNLIRDCDTASAVKPSAYRHILGTVNYDYVPLQNQDAFRWFDSLIEKGGVELEAAGSLQQGKRVWILAKIVSTEAAVVPGDWVRPYLLLHNSHDGSSAVWIQFTPIRVVCWNTLSGAAAHRFGDLWKKKAICIPHTLDLQAQLAKVQDLVDLTKREFHFSVEEYQAMANQELNSELFATYTGSVLGIPSPRMHPEWNQLLANFENGIGNQGKTLWDAYNAITQWLDHQRGTSDAQRLESTWFGANAQVRVKAHQVALDMVRNANKTHLYDVLKVRRREATCC from the coding sequence ATGGCACACCAATTTGAGTCGGGATTTTTCGTAGCCAAAGCTGCATGGCACGGTTTAGGAACAGTTTTAAATAAACCACCCACTACCTCAGAAGCCATAGTCCAAGCGGGACTTAATTGGCGGGTGATGGAAGAGCCGATATATCGACAAACAGACGTGCAAGAACAAGCAGTTTTGCAGAAAAACTTGATACGAGATTGCGATACGGCTTCAGCCGTTAAGCCTTCGGCTTATCGCCATATTCTAGGAACAGTCAACTACGACTACGTACCCCTGCAAAATCAGGATGCTTTCCGGTGGTTTGACTCTTTGATCGAAAAAGGGGGTGTAGAACTGGAGGCGGCTGGTAGTCTTCAGCAAGGTAAGAGAGTTTGGATTCTGGCAAAAATCGTTTCTACTGAAGCTGCTGTTGTTCCTGGAGACTGGGTGCGCCCCTACTTGTTGTTGCACAACTCTCATGATGGCTCATCAGCTGTATGGATTCAATTTACTCCAATTCGGGTCGTCTGCTGGAATACTCTCAGTGGAGCCGCCGCACATCGCTTTGGAGATTTATGGAAGAAGAAAGCAATTTGTATCCCCCATACTCTCGATCTCCAAGCTCAACTGGCTAAAGTACAGGATTTAGTTGACTTAACAAAGCGGGAGTTTCATTTCAGCGTTGAAGAGTACCAAGCAATGGCAAATCAGGAACTCAACAGCGAACTATTTGCAACATACACGGGATCGGTTTTGGGCATTCCAAGTCCTAGAATGCATCCTGAGTGGAATCAACTTCTGGCTAACTTTGAGAACGGAATCGGCAATCAAGGCAAGACTCTTTGGGATGCTTACAACGCCATCACTCAATGGTTGGATCATCAAAGAGGGACATCTGATGCACAGAGATTAGAATCTACTTGGTTCGGTGCTAATGCTCAAGTGCGTGTCAAAGCACATCAAGTCGCTTTAGACATGGTTCGGAATGCTAATAAAACTCATTTGTACGACGTTTTAAAAGTGCGTAGACGTGAAGCCACTTGTTGCTAG
- a CDS encoding PD-(D/E)XK nuclease family protein, translating into MTNTIPAENITLEQLRELFNLELVEDDIFPEWQSDLPELTEPEKELLNQIKAGYINLRNYPPFLENTVNTVVLSPLLFIGKFYLPPFHIKLEKSIEFETEDRDTKVKGRIDVLRLNQRFWVTVIESKQVAYSVEAGLEQLLAYMLAAPDNEVYGMVTSGGSFMFVKLMKTVVPRYVTSDIFDVRNRGNELYNVLQILKKLGQITQ; encoded by the coding sequence GTGACTAATACTATTCCTGCAGAAAATATCACCTTAGAACAGCTACGCGAGCTATTTAATTTAGAATTAGTTGAAGACGATATATTTCCAGAATGGCAATCAGATTTACCGGAATTAACAGAGCCAGAAAAAGAGTTACTCAATCAAATTAAAGCTGGATATATTAATTTACGTAATTATCCACCTTTTCTAGAAAATACTGTCAATACCGTAGTTTTGTCACCCTTATTATTTATTGGTAAATTTTATCTACCTCCATTTCATATCAAGTTAGAAAAATCTATTGAGTTTGAAACAGAAGATAGAGATACTAAAGTCAAAGGACGGATAGATGTTTTAAGACTCAATCAGAGATTTTGGGTGACAGTAATTGAATCGAAACAAGTTGCGTATTCTGTGGAAGCTGGACTCGAACAATTATTAGCATATATGCTAGCTGCACCTGACAATGAAGTTTACGGTATGGTCACTTCAGGTGGAAGCTTTATGTTTGTCAAGTTGATGAAAACTGTTGTTCCTAGATATGTTACTTCAGATATTTTCGATGTTCGCAATCGTGGTAATGAACTCTATAACGTACTGCAGATTTTAAAAAAGTTAGGTCAAATCACGCAATAA
- a CDS encoding Uma2 family endonuclease, producing the protein MNLFPVPQTDPPLPAWQTLPTMYDLKSEDPEEPGLPDEFHDLQPQVLSRTLRLKNYTTDQFFTGTDLNLYYDVEHTLWHKRPDWFLVIGVPRLYAGHDLRRSYVIWQERRNPFVVVELLSPGTETEDLGIYAESEHEAVESVQIQASQQLPSLESQNGSETKDTPPSKWFVYEQLLRVPYYIVFSRYTNRVRFFKLVGGHYQEQQLDATNPRIWIEELEIGLGLWLGEFAGVTRLWLRWYDAQGNWIPTDTELERQEKQQALEQIELERQEKQQALEQIELERQEKQQALEQIELERQEKQQALEQIELERIRAQQVTEQLLHVARNLLQTGMSIALVSQLTGLPETEVQKLQE; encoded by the coding sequence ATGAATCTCTTCCCCGTTCCGCAAACCGATCCGCCCCTTCCTGCTTGGCAAACTCTCCCTACAATGTACGATCTTAAAAGCGAAGATCCAGAGGAACCCGGTTTGCCTGACGAATTTCATGACCTCCAGCCTCAAGTTTTGAGTCGTACACTGCGGCTGAAAAACTATACAACAGATCAATTCTTTACTGGAACCGATCTCAATCTCTACTATGATGTCGAGCATACCCTATGGCATAAACGTCCCGATTGGTTCTTAGTTATTGGTGTACCACGCTTATACGCAGGACACGATTTGAGACGTAGTTACGTCATTTGGCAGGAGAGGAGAAACCCCTTTGTCGTCGTGGAACTCCTCTCTCCGGGTACGGAAACTGAAGATCTTGGCATCTATGCAGAATCGGAACATGAAGCGGTGGAATCAGTTCAAATTCAAGCTAGCCAACAGTTACCTTCTCTAGAGAGTCAGAATGGCTCAGAGACTAAAGATACACCACCATCCAAGTGGTTCGTGTATGAGCAACTCCTACGTGTGCCATACTACATTGTTTTCAGTCGCTATACAAATCGTGTGCGATTCTTTAAACTAGTAGGTGGACACTACCAAGAACAACAACTCGATGCTACGAATCCGCGCATCTGGATTGAGGAACTAGAAATTGGGCTGGGCTTGTGGCTCGGAGAGTTTGCCGGGGTTACTCGTCTGTGGCTGCGCTGGTATGATGCTCAAGGCAACTGGATACCAACAGATACAGAACTAGAACGCCAAGAAAAACAGCAAGCTTTGGAGCAAATCGAACTAGAACGCCAAGAAAAACAGCAAGCTTTGGAGCAAATCGAACTAGAACGCCAAGAAAAACAGCAAGCTTTGGAGCAAATCGAACTAGAACGTCAAGAAAAACAGCAAGCTTTGGAGCAAATCGAACTAGAACGAATCAGGGCACAACAAGTAACAGAGCAATTGCTACACGTAGCGCGGAATTTACTCCAAACGGGGATGTCGATCGCACTTGTTAGCCAACTTACTGGATTACCTGAAACCGAGGTGCAAAAGTTGCAAGAGTAG
- a CDS encoding WD40 repeat domain-containing protein: MDWISLLKSQQADFLQRVKKPKTYDLSLLESQVKGCHSEIMAFWGESLAKLLEIAHQQAEIVAKNPPSTPPEYPEPPDWAIPFPKYFQQQAEDYLLREQIVDRVISDRLGKQVKKVPQDVVNNMVLDDEGNLRGESKFHYVLANNPKVSIQVHAADGESFNGIKKDKIRWSIAQEDLKNHRVLVFLCLFYPFTGKRGYEKQAVIAGFLPTDHIELSEPKLYITPSHLLYAGGLGWYLESLATKKDTRQILDDFAIAETTQTLPPDHNLKSIIGDWECWQTLKGHIRGINCLAFSYRGHKGDALPIVASGSRGETKLWDLTRGELVGTLSEHPWTVSGLVDEVNALAFSPDGHTLVSGGADSTIKIWHVGAQDLIDIMHKHNGMVRCVAFTPDGQTLATGGDDRKIMFWDLTERQVTTALSLDDTAAHSLALSSDGKTLITGSYRKIKVWRIFRPRGVATFDSELVHSLTGHAHIVRALATSADGKILVSGSRDKTIKIWHLETGELLRTLKGHRDGVYAIALSPDGEIIASGSADKTIKLWHLETGELLATFAGHTHTVTAVAFTTSGELLVSGSLDKTIKIWQKS; encoded by the coding sequence ATGGATTGGATTAGCTTGCTCAAGTCCCAACAAGCCGATTTCCTTCAACGAGTAAAAAAACCTAAAACTTACGATCTGTCTTTGCTAGAAAGTCAAGTCAAAGGATGCCACAGCGAGATTATGGCATTTTGGGGGGAATCATTGGCAAAACTGCTGGAAATTGCTCACCAACAAGCAGAAATTGTTGCCAAAAATCCCCCTTCTACACCGCCTGAATATCCCGAACCTCCTGATTGGGCAATACCTTTTCCAAAATACTTCCAGCAACAAGCAGAAGATTACCTTCTTCGAGAACAAATTGTAGACCGTGTGATAAGCGATCGCTTGGGGAAACAAGTCAAAAAAGTGCCTCAAGACGTTGTGAATAACATGGTTTTGGACGATGAAGGCAATTTACGTGGAGAAAGTAAATTTCATTACGTGCTTGCCAATAACCCCAAAGTCAGTATTCAAGTTCATGCTGCTGATGGAGAAAGCTTCAATGGTATTAAGAAAGACAAAATAAGATGGTCGATCGCTCAAGAGGACTTAAAAAATCACCGAGTCCTGGTTTTCCTGTGCTTATTTTATCCATTTACAGGTAAACGAGGCTACGAAAAACAAGCAGTCATCGCAGGCTTTCTACCTACAGATCACATTGAGTTGAGTGAGCCAAAGCTTTATATCACTCCAAGTCATTTACTATACGCTGGGGGATTAGGTTGGTATTTAGAATCTTTAGCTACCAAAAAAGACACAAGACAAATATTAGACGACTTTGCTATAGCGGAAACAACTCAAACTCTTCCGCCCGATCATAATCTCAAAAGTATAATAGGAGACTGGGAATGCTGGCAGACCCTAAAGGGACATATTCGCGGAATTAATTGTCTTGCCTTTAGTTACAGGGGTCATAAAGGTGATGCTTTACCCATAGTAGCAAGTGGTAGCCGTGGAGAGACTAAGCTGTGGGATTTAACTAGAGGTGAATTAGTAGGGACTTTATCAGAACATCCTTGGACTGTTTCCGGGCTGGTAGATGAAGTGAATGCTCTCGCTTTTAGTCCAGATGGACACACTTTGGTCAGTGGGGGTGCAGACTCTACAATCAAAATATGGCACGTAGGCGCACAAGACTTAATAGATATTATGCACAAGCATAATGGAATGGTACGCTGCGTTGCTTTTACTCCAGATGGGCAGACCTTAGCAACTGGGGGAGATGATAGGAAAATCATGTTTTGGGACTTGACAGAACGTCAGGTTACCACTGCCCTATCTTTAGATGATACTGCAGCCCATTCCCTAGCTCTCAGTTCTGATGGCAAAACACTCATTACAGGTAGCTACCGCAAAATCAAAGTGTGGCGCATCTTTCGTCCGAGAGGAGTCGCAACTTTTGACTCAGAGTTAGTACACTCGTTGACAGGTCACGCTCACATTGTGCGTGCCTTGGCTACAAGTGCAGATGGTAAAATTTTGGTCAGTGGCAGTCGCGATAAAACGATTAAAATTTGGCATCTAGAAACTGGAGAATTACTGCGTACTCTTAAAGGACATAGAGACGGAGTGTATGCGATCGCACTAAGTCCCGACGGTGAAATTATTGCCAGTGGTAGTGCCGATAAAACCATCAAGTTGTGGCATCTAGAAACGGGTGAATTACTGGCCACTTTTGCAGGTCATACACACACTGTGACAGCAGTTGC